One genomic segment of Podarcis raffonei isolate rPodRaf1 chromosome 7, rPodRaf1.pri, whole genome shotgun sequence includes these proteins:
- the NSMAF gene encoding protein FAN isoform X2 has translation MAFIRKRRQEQQQLYSKERFSLLLLNLEEYYFEQHTANYIFNKDGRERRKIRGSLKICSKSVIFEPDEISHPIIKIPLRDCIKIEAPEDSDTNDFYAGALPGQISILSNQAFLTKEQNVIAPFKMERGKTEYLFQLDVAGKVDDVLHTLHQLYRASHLDKLGDQAAMITAILQSRLARTPFDKNRFQNVSETLHMECKAEMVTPLVTNPGLVCITDANLYFQPLNGYPKPVVQVMLHSVRRIYKRRHGLLPLGLEVFCTENNLCSDIYLKFYNTQDRDNAYFFMATYLENHVTEHTAESYMLQWQRGHISNYQYLLHLNNLADRSCNDLSQYPVFPWIIADYYSSELDLTKPETFRDLSKPVGALNKERLERLLIRYREMPEPKFMYGSHYSSPGYVLFYLVRVAPEYMLCLQNGKFDHPDRMFNSIAETWKNCLDGATDFKELIPEFYENDSSFLLNCLKLDLGKTQGGKIVDNVELPPWASDADDFLQKSQDALESQYVSEHLHEWIDLVFGYKQKGNEAIAAQNVFHPLTYEGGVDLNSIMDPDERVALLTQILEFGQTPKQLFTIPHPRRIIPKFKSFPRASSHDFSMPESPGEESFEDLTEESITLAWNHMTRLKIDGQHKIHRGAITGIAVPYSSNQSSIFTTSQDSTLKMFSAESKMLQRSISFSNMALSSCLILPGDTTVVCSSWDNNIYFYSIAFARRQDTLMGHDDAVSKICWHNDRLYSASWDSTVKVWQCIPADLLGTKKRFELLAELEHDVSVNTINLNAAYTLLASGTKEGSISIWDVTTASILHQLPCHSGTVSDAAFSPDSRHLLSTGEDGYFKVTDVQTGMIISSMRSEEPQRCFKWDGNTILSGSQSGELLVWDIVGGKIVERIAGHSGTVTCMWMNERCSSIITGGEDRQIMFWKQQY, from the exons GTTTTCCTTGCTACTCCTTAATCTGGAGGAATACTACTTCGAACAGCATACAGCTAATTACATTTTTAACAAGGATGGCAGAGAAAGAAG GAAAATCAGGGGGTCATTAAAAATCTGCTCAAAATCAGTGATATTTGAACCTGATGAAATAAGCCACCCCATTATTAAA ATTCCATTGAGAGACTGCATTAAAATAGAAGCACCAGAGGATAGTGATACAAATGATTTCTATGCAGG GGCACTCCCTGGACAGATTTCTATTTTATCCAATCAG GCTTTTCTTACGAAAGAGCAAAATGTCATTGCAccctttaaaatggaaaga GGTAAAACTGAATACCTATTTCAACTGGACGTTGCTGGGAAAGTTGACGATGTTTTGCATACCCTTCACCAG ctgTACAGGGCATCTCACCTGGACAAACTGGGGGACCAGGCTGCTATG ATAACTGCTATATTGCAGTCACGTTTGGCCAGGACACCATTTGATAAGAACAG ATTTCAAAATGTTTCTGAAACGTTGCATATGGAATGCAAAGCTGAAATGGTCACTCCGTTGGTGACTAATCCAGGACTTGTATGCATCACTGATGCAAACTTGTATTTCCAGCCTCTTAATGGCTACCCT AAGCCGGTGGTTCAGGTGATGCTGCATAGCGTCAGACGTATCTATAAAAGAAGGCACGGTCTATTGCCGTTG GGTCTCGAAGTATTTTGCACTGAGAACAATTTGTGTTCGGACATCTATTTGAAGTTCTACAACACTCAGGACAGAGACAATGCCTATTTCTTCATGGCAACATATTTAG AGAATCATGTTACAGAGCACACAGCAGAGAGTTACATGTTACAATGGCAACGAGGGCATATTTCCAACTACCAGTACCTCCTTCACCTCAACAATCTGGCTGATCGGAGCTGCAATGACCTCTCCCAGTATCCCGTGTTTCCATGGATCATAGCTGATTATTATAGTTCAGAATTGG ACTTGACAAAGCCAGAAACCTTTCGGGACCTCAGTAAGCCAGTAGGTGCACTAAATAAAGAAAGACTAGAAAGACTGTTG ATACGTTATCGGGAAATGCCAGAACCAAAGTTTATGTATGGGAGCCACTACTCGTCACCAGGTTACGTTCTGTTTTATCTTGTCAGAGTTG CACCAGAATacatgctttgcttgcaaaatgGAAAGTTCGATCATCCTGACAGAATGTTCAACAG TATTGCAGAAACCTGGAAGAACTGTTTAGATGGAGCAACAGACTTCAAAGAG ttgatTCCTGAGTTCTATGAAAATGATTCCAGTTTCCTACTAAATTGTCTGAAATTGGACTTGGGGAAGACGCAAGGAGGAAAGATTGTGGACAATGTAGAACTTCCCCCTTGGGCATCGG ATGCTGATGATTTTCTCCAGAAGAGCCAAGACGCTTTAGAAAGCCAGTATGTGTCAGAACATCTCCATGAATGGATTGACTTAGTGTTTGGCTACAAGCAGAAGGGAAACGAGGCCATTGCAGCTCAGAATG TATTTCATCCATTAACCTATGAAGGAGGAGTAGACTTGAACAG TATTATGGACCCAGATGAGCGAGTAGCGCTGTTGACACAAATCCTAGAGTTTGGACAGACTCCAAAACAGTTATTTACAATCCCTCATCCTCGGAGGATTATCCCGAAGTTCAAAAGTTTTCCTCGAGCATCCAGTCATGATTTTTCGATGCCTGAGTCTCCAG GTGAAGAATCTTTTGAAGATCTAACAGAAGAAAGTATAACGCTTGCTTGGAACCACATGACCAGATTAAAGATAGATGGGCAACACAAGATTCACAGAGG GGCAATCACTGGAATTGCTGTGCCTTACAGTTCCAACCAGTCTTCTATTTTCACTACATCTCAAG ATTCAACCCTGAAGATGTTTTCTGCTGAATCAAAAATGCTGCAGCGGAGTATATCCTTTTCAAACATG GCTCTGTCATCTTGTTTAATCCTACCGGGCGATACTACTGTCGTATGTTCTTCATGGGACAACAATAT CTATTTCTATTCAATAGCTTTTGCAAGGAGGCAGGATACATTAATGGGACACGATGATGCTGTCAGCAAGATCTGTTGGCACAATGATCGTTTATATTCTGCATCTTGGGATTCAACTGTAAAA GTGTGGCAGTGCATTCCTGCAGACTTACTGGGCACCAAGAAGCGGTTTGAATTGCTTGCTGAATTGGAACATGATGTTAGT GTAAATACAATCAACTTGAATGCTGCATATACCCTGCTGGCATCAGGAACAAAAGAAGGATCCATTAGTATCTGGGATGTTACTACTGCTTCTATCTTGCATCAACTTCCATGCCATTCAGGGACCGTCTCTGATGCTGCTTTTAGTCCCG ATAGCCGGCACCTACTAAGCACAGGAGAAGATGGCTACTTTAAAGTGACAGATGTGCAAACTGGAATGATCATCTCTTCCATGCGCTCGGAGGAACCCCAAAG ATGTTTCAAATGGGATGGCAACACCATCTTATCAGGAAGTCAGTCAGGAGAATTGTTGGTTTGGGATATTGTTGGAGGGAAGATAGTAGAAAGAATCGCAGGACATTCTG GTACTGTAACATGTATGTGGATGAATGAACGATGCAGCAGCATAATCACAGGAGGGGAAGACAGACAAATCATGTTCTGGAAACAGCAATACTAA
- the NSMAF gene encoding protein FAN isoform X1, with protein sequence MAFIRKRRQEQQQLYSKERFSLLLLNLEEYYFEQHTANYIFNKDGRERRKIRGSLKICSKSVIFEPDEISHPIIKIPLRDCIKIEAPEDSDTNDFYAGALPGQISILSNQAFLTKEQNVIAPFKMERGKTEYLFQLDVAGKVDDVLHTLHQLYRASHLDKLGDQAAMITAILQSRLARTPFDKNRFQNVSETLHMECKAEMVTPLVTNPGLVCITDANLYFQPLNGYPKPVVQVMLHSVRRIYKRRHGLLPLGLEVFCTENNLCSDIYLKFYNTQDRDNAYFFMATYLENHVTEHTAESYMLQWQRGHISNYQYLLHLNNLADRSCNDLSQYPVFPWIIADYYSSELDLTKPETFRDLSKPVGALNKERLERLLIRYREMPEPKFMYGSHYSSPGYVLFYLVRVAPEYMLCLQNGKFDHPDRMFNSIAETWKNCLDGATDFKELIPEFYENDSSFLLNCLKLDLGKTQGGKIVDNVELPPWASDADDFLQKSQDALESQYVSEHLHEWIDLVFGYKQKGNEAIAAQNVFHPLTYEGGVDLNSIMDPDERVALLTQILEFGQTPKQLFTIPHPRRIIPKFKSFPRASSHDFSMPESPVSPGEESFEDLTEESITLAWNHMTRLKIDGQHKIHRGAITGIAVPYSSNQSSIFTTSQDSTLKMFSAESKMLQRSISFSNMALSSCLILPGDTTVVCSSWDNNIYFYSIAFARRQDTLMGHDDAVSKICWHNDRLYSASWDSTVKVWQCIPADLLGTKKRFELLAELEHDVSVNTINLNAAYTLLASGTKEGSISIWDVTTASILHQLPCHSGTVSDAAFSPDSRHLLSTGEDGYFKVTDVQTGMIISSMRSEEPQRCFKWDGNTILSGSQSGELLVWDIVGGKIVERIAGHSGTVTCMWMNERCSSIITGGEDRQIMFWKQQY encoded by the exons GTTTTCCTTGCTACTCCTTAATCTGGAGGAATACTACTTCGAACAGCATACAGCTAATTACATTTTTAACAAGGATGGCAGAGAAAGAAG GAAAATCAGGGGGTCATTAAAAATCTGCTCAAAATCAGTGATATTTGAACCTGATGAAATAAGCCACCCCATTATTAAA ATTCCATTGAGAGACTGCATTAAAATAGAAGCACCAGAGGATAGTGATACAAATGATTTCTATGCAGG GGCACTCCCTGGACAGATTTCTATTTTATCCAATCAG GCTTTTCTTACGAAAGAGCAAAATGTCATTGCAccctttaaaatggaaaga GGTAAAACTGAATACCTATTTCAACTGGACGTTGCTGGGAAAGTTGACGATGTTTTGCATACCCTTCACCAG ctgTACAGGGCATCTCACCTGGACAAACTGGGGGACCAGGCTGCTATG ATAACTGCTATATTGCAGTCACGTTTGGCCAGGACACCATTTGATAAGAACAG ATTTCAAAATGTTTCTGAAACGTTGCATATGGAATGCAAAGCTGAAATGGTCACTCCGTTGGTGACTAATCCAGGACTTGTATGCATCACTGATGCAAACTTGTATTTCCAGCCTCTTAATGGCTACCCT AAGCCGGTGGTTCAGGTGATGCTGCATAGCGTCAGACGTATCTATAAAAGAAGGCACGGTCTATTGCCGTTG GGTCTCGAAGTATTTTGCACTGAGAACAATTTGTGTTCGGACATCTATTTGAAGTTCTACAACACTCAGGACAGAGACAATGCCTATTTCTTCATGGCAACATATTTAG AGAATCATGTTACAGAGCACACAGCAGAGAGTTACATGTTACAATGGCAACGAGGGCATATTTCCAACTACCAGTACCTCCTTCACCTCAACAATCTGGCTGATCGGAGCTGCAATGACCTCTCCCAGTATCCCGTGTTTCCATGGATCATAGCTGATTATTATAGTTCAGAATTGG ACTTGACAAAGCCAGAAACCTTTCGGGACCTCAGTAAGCCAGTAGGTGCACTAAATAAAGAAAGACTAGAAAGACTGTTG ATACGTTATCGGGAAATGCCAGAACCAAAGTTTATGTATGGGAGCCACTACTCGTCACCAGGTTACGTTCTGTTTTATCTTGTCAGAGTTG CACCAGAATacatgctttgcttgcaaaatgGAAAGTTCGATCATCCTGACAGAATGTTCAACAG TATTGCAGAAACCTGGAAGAACTGTTTAGATGGAGCAACAGACTTCAAAGAG ttgatTCCTGAGTTCTATGAAAATGATTCCAGTTTCCTACTAAATTGTCTGAAATTGGACTTGGGGAAGACGCAAGGAGGAAAGATTGTGGACAATGTAGAACTTCCCCCTTGGGCATCGG ATGCTGATGATTTTCTCCAGAAGAGCCAAGACGCTTTAGAAAGCCAGTATGTGTCAGAACATCTCCATGAATGGATTGACTTAGTGTTTGGCTACAAGCAGAAGGGAAACGAGGCCATTGCAGCTCAGAATG TATTTCATCCATTAACCTATGAAGGAGGAGTAGACTTGAACAG TATTATGGACCCAGATGAGCGAGTAGCGCTGTTGACACAAATCCTAGAGTTTGGACAGACTCCAAAACAGTTATTTACAATCCCTCATCCTCGGAGGATTATCCCGAAGTTCAAAAGTTTTCCTCGAGCATCCAGTCATGATTTTTCGATGCCTGAGTCTCCAG TTTCTCCAGGTGAAGAATCTTTTGAAGATCTAACAGAAGAAAGTATAACGCTTGCTTGGAACCACATGACCAGATTAAAGATAGATGGGCAACACAAGATTCACAGAGG GGCAATCACTGGAATTGCTGTGCCTTACAGTTCCAACCAGTCTTCTATTTTCACTACATCTCAAG ATTCAACCCTGAAGATGTTTTCTGCTGAATCAAAAATGCTGCAGCGGAGTATATCCTTTTCAAACATG GCTCTGTCATCTTGTTTAATCCTACCGGGCGATACTACTGTCGTATGTTCTTCATGGGACAACAATAT CTATTTCTATTCAATAGCTTTTGCAAGGAGGCAGGATACATTAATGGGACACGATGATGCTGTCAGCAAGATCTGTTGGCACAATGATCGTTTATATTCTGCATCTTGGGATTCAACTGTAAAA GTGTGGCAGTGCATTCCTGCAGACTTACTGGGCACCAAGAAGCGGTTTGAATTGCTTGCTGAATTGGAACATGATGTTAGT GTAAATACAATCAACTTGAATGCTGCATATACCCTGCTGGCATCAGGAACAAAAGAAGGATCCATTAGTATCTGGGATGTTACTACTGCTTCTATCTTGCATCAACTTCCATGCCATTCAGGGACCGTCTCTGATGCTGCTTTTAGTCCCG ATAGCCGGCACCTACTAAGCACAGGAGAAGATGGCTACTTTAAAGTGACAGATGTGCAAACTGGAATGATCATCTCTTCCATGCGCTCGGAGGAACCCCAAAG ATGTTTCAAATGGGATGGCAACACCATCTTATCAGGAAGTCAGTCAGGAGAATTGTTGGTTTGGGATATTGTTGGAGGGAAGATAGTAGAAAGAATCGCAGGACATTCTG GTACTGTAACATGTATGTGGATGAATGAACGATGCAGCAGCATAATCACAGGAGGGGAAGACAGACAAATCATGTTCTGGAAACAGCAATACTAA
- the SDCBP gene encoding syntenin-1, translating into MSLYPSLEDLKVDKVIQAQTSFASNPANPAILSEASAPALQHGNLYPKLYPELAQYMGLSLNEEEIQRNMAMVPAVNSQGLVASPSAVNYMVAPVTGNDVGVRRAEIKQGIREVILCKDQDGKIGLRLKSVDNGIFVQLVQANSPSSLVGLRFGDQVLQINGENCAGWSSDKAHKILKQAPGERISMIIRDRPFERTITMHKDSTGHVGFIFKNGKITSIAKDSSAARNGLLTEHNICEINGQNVIGLKDAQIADILTSAGNVVTITIMPSQIFEHIIKRMASSIMKNLMDHTIPEV; encoded by the exons ATGTCGCTGTATCCTTCCCTGGAGGATCTGAAGGTGGACAAAGTAATTCAG GCACAGACATCTTTTGCTTCAAACCCAGCCAATCCAGCAATTTTATCTGAAGCCTCAGCACCCGCCCTTCAACATGGAA ACTTGTATCCCAAACTGTATCCCGAACTTGCCCAGTATATGGGTCTAAGCCTAAATGAAGAAGAGATACAAAGAAACATGGCAATGGTGCCTGCTGTAAATTCTCAGGGG CTTGTTGCAAGCCCTTCTGCAGTGAATTACATGGTGGCTCCAGTAACTGGAAATGATGTTGGAGTTCGCAGAGCGGAAATTAAGCAAGGAATCCGTGAAGTAATACTGTGTAAAGATCAGGATGGAAAAATTGGACTTCGTCTTAAATCAGTGGACAAT ggtatttttgtcCAGTTGGTTCAGGCCAACTCGCCCTCATCACTAGTTGGCCTGCGGTTTGGCGACCAGGTTCTGCAGATTAATGGCGAAAATTGTGCAGGTTGGAGCTCTGATAAAGCCCACAAAATTCTGAAGCAAGCACCTGGAGAGAGAATTTCAATGATCATCCGTGACAG GCCTTTTGAGCGAACTATTACCATGCACAAGGATAGTACTGGGCATGTTGGCTTTATATTCAAAAATGGAAAGATAACTTCAATAGCAAAGGACAGTTCTGCTGCTAGAAATGGACTTCTGACAGAACACAACATCTGTGAAATAAATGGTCAGAATGTAATTGGCCTGAAG GATGCCCAAATTGCAGACATACTAACATCAGCTGGAAACGTGGTGACCATCACTATCATGCCTTCTCAAATTTTTGAACACATAATCAAGAG GATGGCTTCAAGCATTATGAAAAACCTGATGGATCACACCATCCCTGAAGTCTAG